The window tttgattgggggttggtggcccaggagagcaaggcctgcttgggctggttgaatctctagccagcccaagcaagccttgctcgcccagggctctcctttcttgcatcaggttgcttttgactgggggctggtggcatatgctgatgagttaCGCTAACGagctccgccacctgtttttctatgaGACAGCCCCTGCTGCTTTGTAACACACAGCCTGTTCCTCACCACTTGTTGGGTTTTTTGAACGCTTCCAAGCAGAAGAGGTTTTGCAGGCTGTGACACTGTGGACACTGGGGCATGGTAGTGGCtagcagtgccattctaagcagggGCCAAGGGCCAAACTACTCATTTGGGTTTTGAATGACAAGGGAAAATCCAAAAAGAGCTCCACAGTATGTTAGACACCAGCATACAAAGAAAACCATGGAAAACAAATTACTAATGAGTAACAGAGTTCTCTGGAATTTTACTAATAGATATGCAAATTACTAATGAGTAATAAAGTTCTCTGGAATTTTACTAATAGATATGCAAATTGCAGGTAGTAAGTTCATAGGTTTCCTATGAAGAAGCTTTTGCAGAAGCATTGTTGAATGTCTGAAGGCTCGCTGTTCTGCTTTGAAATTGATGCATTCAGTTGCTATTatgcgcaggggtggaattctagcaggagctcctttgcatattaggtcacacacccctgatgtagccaatccttcaagagaagaagaagatattggatttatatcccgccctccactccaaagagtctcagagcggctcacaatctcctttaccttcctcccccacaacagacaccctgtgaggtgggtggggctggagagggctctcacagcagctgccctttcaaggacaacctctgccagagctatggctgacccaaggccatgctagcaggtacaagtggaggagtggggaatcaaacccggttctcccagataagagtctgcacacttaaccactacaccaaactggctctccttgtaagctcttggaggagccttggagccttgtaagctcttggaggattggctgcatcaggggtgtgtgacctaatatgcaaaggagctcctgctagaattccacccctgattttgcGAATAAGACTCCAGGCTCTTGAGAAAGGGGAGAATACCTCGAAACAATTGTAGGGCttggatattttttttcttcttgtctATACTAAAGAAGTCCGTTGGGAGTGAGATTGTGTCTATCCTATTACATTATAGACTCTACACCCCATTCAGGACATTTGTTTATATATTTGCTATTGATGGATTTGGATCCCTTACCTGTTGAACTTACTGCCTGCAAGGTGAACTTACTTGTTGAACTTACTACCTGCAATTTCCATATTTGTTAGTAAAATTCTAGAGAACTTTATTACTCAGTAGCAATTTGTTTTCCATGTTTTTCTTTGTATATTGGTGGGTTTTGAATGAATCAGGTCCTGGTTCCCCAGACTCAGCTTGGGTTCCTCatagtcacacagcagctgcagatcatggccttttaaaaagaaaggaagtGCTCAACGCAGCTTGGAATACCATAGGGGGAAGGAAGGgttcctgcctccccccagcTGTTTTTTCATGCTGGAGATAGTTACTTCACTGTTTTTGCTGGCCCAGATGTACAGAATATTCCACAGGGAGCACAACAATGTGAAAACAATTTTCCCCAAACATAGTTTGGTCTTAAATCCATTGAAGCTAATAGAATGGTgtaacagaggctgaggcctccataagaacataagaagagccctgctggatcagaccagtggtccacctagtccagcatcctgcctcacacagtggccaaccagttcctctggaggaccaacaacagggcatagaggctgagacctccataagaacatcagaagagccctgctggatcagaccagtggtccatctagtccagcctcctgtctcacacagtggccaaccagttcctctggagggccaacaacagggcatagaggctgagacctccataagaacatcagaagagccctactggatcagaccagtggtccgtctagtctagcatcctgtctcacacagtgaccaaccagttcctctgaagagccaacaacagggcagagaggctgaggcctccataagagcatcagaagagctctgctggatcagaccagtggtccaactagtccagcatcctgccttacacagtggccaaccagttcctatggaggaccaacaacagggcatagaggctgagacctccataagaacatcagaagagccctgctggatcagaccagtggtccatctagtccagcctcctgtctcacacagtgcccaaccagttcctctggagggccagcaacagggcatagaggctgagacctccataagaacatcagaagagccctgctggatcagaccagtggccgtctagtgcagcatcctgtctgacacagtgaccaaccagttcctctgaagaaccaacaacagggcagagaggctgaggcctccataagagcatcagaagagctctgctggatcagaccagtggtccaactagtgcagcatcctgccttacacagtgaccaaccagttcctctggagggccaacaacaggacatagaggccaagaccttcccctgatgttgcctcttgccactgggattcagaggtttgctgcttcTGAAAGTGAAAAATGTTTTTATCATCACCAGCACTTCATATCATGCTCTCTAAAAGAGCCTGCATGATCtttgttataagaacataagagaagccatattggatcaggccaatggcccatctagtccaacaccctgtggcacacagtggccaaaactcaggtgccatcaggaggtctactagtGAGGGCCAAAGCATATGATCTTGGCTGCACATGTAATGTTGTATGCAAATATTGATGCCTAGATAATGATGTGAAGACTAGATAGCTGAAGATCAGCAAAAGGAAGATAATATAGTTGATTGCAGGGCttcttctgtagaaaaagctgagcaggaacttatctgcatattaggccatacccctgacaccaagccagccagaactgcattcctgtgtgttcctgctcaaaaaaaaagccctagttgatCATGTGAAAAGATAGCAAATAACACACTTAGGATCACGCTGGTAACGTGGGTACAGCAGAATTTTGCGTAAGCAGTCCCGAGCTAACACATTCTTAAGAATACCGCTCTAATTTGTCTGTTTACTTGTTCCCTATGTTTTGGGTTGATTTTCATGCTGAAAACCCCTTTGCAAACAGCATTCATGCAATCCCAGAAATCTGGTAATTATGGTATTCTGTTGTGTTAagtaggaaggaaggcagcatatTGTATAGCCTGATCTGGTCAAATCTCAGAAACTACGTAACCGAGAAGGgaaactgcaaccaagaaattggAACAACACTGAGACTGAGAAGGCCATGAATGAGGGTTAAAAAGTAATGAATGAGCTGAAAAAAGAGTTTCAAATGTAAGGACATGATGCTAgtggacagggctttttgtagaaaaagcctatcaggaactcatttggatattaggccacacacccctgacaccaagccagctggaactgctcaaaaaaagccttgctagtgaccaagatcaagataattcatgccatGGTATTCCTCATTATTATCTATggatgtgaaagctggacaatgaataAACCTGGCAGGAAGAAGGTTGATTCATTCGTGGtattggaagagagttttacaaATACTGtagaccagggcttctttttgtagcaggaactcctttgcatattgggccacacacccctggatgtagccaatcctccaagagcttataggactctcagtacagggcctactgtaatctccaggaggattggctacatcaggtggggcgtggcctaatatgcaaaggagttcctgctattaaaaaagccctgccgtagACTactaaaaagacaaataagtggattctagatcaaatcaagcctgaattcttccAAGAAGTTAAAATGACTGAGGCTATTGTACATTGGTCgctttatgagaagacaagaaaaaacaataatgctaggagAAGTTGAGGGCAGCAGGAAGAGAATGACCCAacctgagatggattgactcaatcaaggaagccacagttcTCAGGaggatctgagcaaggctgttaatgataggacgcATTGGAGACATTAAtccataagaagaagaaaaagatattgaatttatatcccatccttcactctgaatctcagagtctcaaagcagcttacactctcctttaccttcctcccccacaacaaacatcctgtgaggtgggtggggctgagagagctctcctagaagctgccctttcaaggacagctctgcgagagctatggctgacccaaggccatcccagcagctgcaagtggaggagtggggaatcaaacccagttctcccagaaaagaggccacacacttaaccactacaccaaactggtatagactgccataaatcagaagtggCTGTACAGCACTTTACTCAGAGAGAGGCACATGCACACAAGCAGGTTGGGTATTTTGGATGaaagactaccaaggaaggctctgcagaggaagggaatgataaacaacctctgcttctcacttgccttgaaaacccttcagtaGGGTTGCCCTAAGTGGGTTACAACTTGATGGCATGTATGTACATATGTTGTATTGACTAAAGTTTTGTCAATTTGAGCTCAGGGACTCCTTTCTTTGTGGGAAATTTCACCTGTAGATTTTAAAATAtgccattgatttttttttttacattcattCATTGCTTTGCTTGTCAGTGTTTAATAtaaatatatctttttttaaaactcaCAGGTGCGCAGAGGAACAAGCTGGTGTTTATCGAATTGTAGCCAGTAATTGTTTTGGAAGAGTTCAGTCTTCAGCTTTTCTTAAAGTGACATCTGGTGCAGAATCTGAAGTGTGTAAAACAGTACACGACAATCCCAAAAACAATGTAAGAACTAGCAGAGCAAATGACATTACTGCGCGTCATTGGGAAAGTTCTAATCAGGCTATAGAGAATACAGAAGATTTAGTAGAAAAAAATGATTCACCCCGTGAGTGTTTTTTACCTTTAGGATCATCAGAACCTCCAGCACCAGAATTCAATGGTTTGCCCTCCaagcaaaccacattttcccacccAGTGGAGTGTGAAATTTGCCCTCCAATGGAAAATCAGCACAAAAATATTCATTATATGGGAGACGATATATGTGCCAAAAATGCACTCAGTCCAGAGGCAAATAATGGTAGCTTTTTGGACACAACCCAGAATACATCTGATCTCTGCATTTATGAAAGCCTTGAAATGTCTAGGGAGTGTACTGAGAGAGAAATGTCTAGGGACTGTGCTGAGAGAGAGGTGCATACAGTCAACAGCTCACAAGTGGATTCCAAACCAGCAAGTCAAATCGATGATCATACAAACAGCTGTTCCCTTAATGCTGAAGACTTAGCTGTTTGTCAGACAACCGAATATGCCAAGACACATGAAGAGATTTGCCTCAGTGAAGTTCTGAGAAAGGAGGCACTGTCCCTGAGTCATATAGCCGCACCTCTAGAAAGTCAGACCTGTGGTCTAGAGGATTCCTATAAAAATGCCGACAATGATTTTGAGATTCTTCCAGGCAGAACCTTTACTACAGCGGATGACGCATCTGACAATGATAGCCTGGAAGACCTCAGATGTTCCAACGTGACGACAGAGGAGTTGTGTCAAGAGTGGGAAAGGGAGCTGAAGTTTCTGCTGGAAAGCGATGATGAAGATGAGTTAATGCTGGGTTACGATTGTGACGGGTGTGCTTACTTCCTCGGCGAAATGCCTCGCCTGTGTCAAGTGTCAGATAACACCATGCCTATGGATGCCACCATTGGCTTCTGTGGTCATCAGTCAAAATCCAAAGAAGTAGCTGTCAGGAGCGGCCTCGCTGCATGCAATCCATCACTCTTACCAACAGGAATGACCCTGACTGTTGGGCAACAGCAAAGTAAAGCTCCCACCACGAAAGACAAAGAAAAGTACGAGCAGCCTGTGG is drawn from Heteronotia binoei isolate CCM8104 ecotype False Entrance Well chromosome 4, APGP_CSIRO_Hbin_v1, whole genome shotgun sequence and contains these coding sequences:
- the ALPK2 gene encoding alpha-protein kinase 2, with product MMLTSDSSTEKSSPYFLSRLSSKSVPENGDVTFTCKITGNPKPKITWCRNGRDIKELEDFSSYEITDDNSVHTLHLFGCAEEQAGVYRIVASNCFGRVQSSAFLKVTSGAESEVCKTVHDNPKNNVRTSRANDITARHWESSNQAIENTEDLVEKNDSPRECFLPLGSSEPPAPEFNGLPSKQTTFSHPVECEICPPMENQHKNIHYMGDDICAKNALSPEANNGSFLDTTQNTSDLCIYESLEMSRECTEREMSRDCAEREVHTVNSSQVDSKPASQIDDHTNSCSLNAEDLAVCQTTEYAKTHEEICLSEVLRKEALSLSHIAAPLESQTCGLEDSYKNADNDFEILPGRTFTTADDASDNDSLEDLRCSNVTTEELCQEWERELKFLLESDDEDELMLGYDCDGCAYFLGEMPRLCQVSDNTMPMDATIGFCGHQSKSKEVAVRSGLAACNPSLLPTGMTLTVGQQQSKAPTTKDKEKYEQPVASMAIENDYPRIEEENNSNGQSNENSSVDGSRSMGNELLGMEPSSCGMSSSSSVTEKPNMERSSSRKNSQKFAKVREKVTKGRGKDNVIGAKKVSKCPLNKLHPKELHAAESCTIQGERSCLDSAAPLHGCNRSDPNEAYHQDTVKSSTHYGLLYGKEGDENSPQEGKWISSLSEGNQLPDENGSLMVRGIILTFNYRLLYPLA